The following is a genomic window from Amphiura filiformis chromosome 4, Afil_fr2py, whole genome shotgun sequence.
agcattcttgaaaatgagcaacataatgatttttgacttaacacggtttggaaataatttcttcatatttttggtgttatctgtcgtttacatgtccttcctaaaacacaaaagtacgaccctctccaaacacctaaattagctaaaaatttaggacatgttacaaaactatattgtctagaattttagaagagtacttttaatattggccggttatttttcacacagcgacgttaactaggcaatgtactattacctataacattaactaaaacaccaaagtacgaatatttccaaacatctaaattagctaaaaatttaggacatgttaaaaaactatattttctagaactttagaagagtacttttaatattggccggttatttttcacacagcgacgttaactagtcatatccccatactgttaacgtagggctatttgtaaaggtcacgcgtcaatgggaaagagcactgtgtattgtgtataggaaaacggacagtaactgcagtatggtacgagtacgggtactacaagtctgcagCTATTTCCGCACTGCAGCAACATTACAAATAGATtataaaatatgtgaccatccattacaactgagccctgaagtcgccaatcatcatttttgagatattcaaccaaaatattctgcttgaaattagctttaaaatgatgtatatcacgtctatagtacttgacatttaagactgggggtctggatcaattcagcaatgtgcggacaaagccaaaaataaaggttcatggaatttgcctaaatcttgtgataggaaaggtatttgggtctaatgattttgtaacttgatcaaaaattcgaaaatcccttgttgccatggtaacggttctttgaagattgccacagggaaagtccattttttcaatttaacagttcgaaaaagacacatttttctagctagcactaatgaaattgctagaagtatggaacaatttaaattgctgctgataaatacttatgtattagacgttacaaaaatagtattgccagttttctcacccaccaagaatattgtgtaatatgcaatgcaaaatcctctttttgcaattttgtcattagtaaaagtggtataactttgaaattcaataactctcaagaagaagtttgctgattaaagtcaggggttggatgagaatgactatgaatggggatgatcaaccaaccaataaaaaaattggggtctttaccccataacgaagttttactttgaagaaagttcgctattttcgataaaaatgagctaattacctggcactttcacagtataaaaaatcctttattggcttgtgatttgcaaataacatacccagaatagttcattgacccatcataaccattggttatcatttatttaagtaattttcACTTAGTAAACTGCCAGTGACCCCTGCTCCAgccatatggtttaatgcatgaaaaatATGCAAAGTTGGGTgcaaaatggttaccatgggcattaatttcttggtggtggttatctgtcttttacaatctctactcttcctaaacaatggataaatcgattataactattgaaaccaaataaaacacattatatttcagttggtcactACTCTGGAGTAGGCTAGGGGGTTTCCATGAataataatcatttctacttcttatttaggcctatattcactactggactcattgattgactttatctgaaatacctcaccaataatctaaatatggtttaaacataatgagaatgtgataatttcgtggatttataatattaaattcctttttaccagttgtttctaccttatctggggtttatagcaacaacagcaactgacatacaaagtaacatttttctttgttttatacaatgttatctataaatatagttctaagactgcatgatactgaaaacaaatctcaaatgtaagaaagatcaaacattgtacaaaacaatagaaaattttttataaaaacatgggggactggacaatgcacttgaattattgtttttaaaatgcaatgtcatttttttttttttttgaaagttaaatgtggacatggtgaagccattgccaacccatcataaagtgatgctcaagtagcaacagcagaagggtctctctattcccagcccggattcccagtgacctctccatgctcatacccatcaataataaattctttcTGCTTCTGGGAAATTGgggttgtttgtttcttgctgactataggttaaataccaataattatgtattacacaggtttcaatgcaaaatggctaatttcgggtggacgtttctcatattcagaactctcacagttaaatgccactaatatcaggtgaaactatatgatttagacgccaaatgatcaaaaactcaacataggttgacctgagacttttcttgttttaacgcactgaaccgcccaggcctattagtggtatataacctttagggccaattcatgacctaatcatatctctgattcagaaagaatgcattgctgtccgtttgtatttcctcttatcttggctagaaggctttttaattttgatgtttgtaattttgtcatattttcctgaatGAATGTGAGCTACTAGCGTCAATGCTTCAATGCTTTATGTATGTCGATGTACATGTTTCCTTGAGTAACTGAATAGCGTTTGCAATACCTCTTGAATCCACTGTAACAAgtagattcatctactgaagataaagcttcacatacttcctattgctgattggtgttctcgtagaattgGTGAACACTGTTGCTTGTACCAGGTTAGTACTAGTACTAtagctgcctgatgttaaaagcagcacatagttcatgatgttgatgattttcaaatgtttcttggttaacattttctgatATTGAATTCCCTGAAGATCCATCTGCTGGAGATGAAACTTTACATGCTTCCTGATATTGAGGGCTAGGCTTAAaacttccaaacggcgtgccaaaaagaattgcttgccccttccggcctgccaacaaatctttgcccccccccccgcacatgacatatgtttgagttcccaatttgcaaaccttataataatggtctagatgtacatgtataatgcaagcgtagtgagcaaagaattttgcatatttgaacatttctgcactgtttttctaagcccatatcagagcgtgtctgtagtatagtctgccccgtaaatgtgctccaatgtcaGGCCTTgttgtttagattttaaaggcgagtggctAATCACTCGCTAgaatgatgctaggcgagtgttCGAATTTTCACATATACCActtatttgggtataatcaagtagagcCTCGGTCTTAATATGGTATTTATGTATATaattgaaatgcgcgcgaagcgcacaaataTTTGTGACTTTGCCCGCTTGGAGGCAGCACAGGctcgattaaatgctgaattggctgattcgATGGCTGATGTTAGGAGATTCACAGCGAGTGATATTAAGTGTCtgtggcgagtggaaaatcgctcgctagatatcaagtttgggcgagcggtggcgagcgagagcgatcgctcgcctcaaacggcaaggcctgcaatgtccattgccaccacctagcttgcagtggcaaacaaaaacctgggcaaatcagatGTGTCGTTTACCGGTATATTGACAGTACCCTATGAGCTCCTTTGCCAATGTTTGCGACGGATAGGAACCATGGTATAGGGTCATGTACTAGACCGctcacccctttgacctgccaaaattgcccccGGCCAAAAAGTCTTgggcaccacccccccccccccatatttacccttcctacagggcttatcattattgcacagcccctgattggtgttctcgtagagttggtgaactctgttgtttgtacctGGTATCTAGCAgtctgatgctaaaagcagtggcaaacttacaaaaacctgggcaaatcagatatgtcgtttaccggtatattgacactaccctatgagtatgagctcctctgcgacggctaggaaccatggtataggCTCATATACTAGAACCctcacccctttgacctgccaaaaattgctccccccttttgGGGGGTTGCCAAAAATTCTTGGACACCCCCCCCTATTTACCCTTCCTGcagggcttatcattattgcacagcccctgattggtggTCTCGTAAAGTTGGTGAACTCCGTTGTTTGTACCGGGTAGCCGGGTAGCTAGCTGTCTGATACTAAAAGCAACCTGTCTTCCAAGCACTGCCctctatctgtatttgaatagcactgcgatctgtctaatctgcttaacatgcttaaaaggcctgtatgtataatatagcttgcttgtaccatttaaaactgagactcaaacttaagtcacttaatcttttcatcaatatattcaataattatttcattacggttatttaaacacaatccttttaagcgaaatttttattttttgccataaattccccttaaaaatacatttttttcaaaaacttgttacttttaaaaagccagaacttctttagaagttgagaccccaattttttgaaactatatatctgtcagcaagggttcactctagctatgccaccatacaattacaaaatatcaacttcttctttacagttacaccccttcaatgttggggtaaaatgacacttacaatttttgcccaaaaatgtgttttttctacttaagattaaaggatcttttaaaagagtgacaagctctttcttcatttgcaaggactaccaaagcatgcCGCTATctgaagcaaaaaaataaaaaattatatcacatcttatttatttgtggcattcgaccaaactttgcactttttcaaaaatgaaaattgaaaattttggtcattttcgactCAAATTTGTTTCgtccgttaccatgccaacaggccaaatgcaactttttaaatgttatttttaaaatgtcccccctataccctttccatgctaaaagaatcaaggatttctatttttttttttttgtccacatatttaaaattttgcttgacggtaacagacccctagtcttaagtagtgaaaatcaataaaacagtaataaatcctttgtttcctattgtttattgttaagttcaatggagcatatctcaatagtggcactggcgacatccgggctcagttgtgctggatggtcacattatatgaagagtttgtttccaaaaggcgctaaatacAATaactgccttgtgtcacattgttttggtatattttaacatttttaagtttaaatgacatttaatgattggaatggatatgttttattagatttaaaagtaactattttcaacatcattaatttataaaattttaaaaattctcCCATGCAAACTTTAAAAATGGCAGCCATTGGATTTACCtccttttggaataaaataaattttgttttatatttattgttttcttcttcgcacgtggagggtaaagagatttgcaattatattttttaaagataaccaaaaaaCTGTTATTAATATTCTGGTGATCCAATTTTATTAGATTGGCAAGGCAAGGCTACTCTTAGGAACAATTAATTTTACTCAAGGCAGCCTTTGGAGTTATACTAGACGATGGTGTCAACGGTTCTTGAAGAAATAGTTCAAAACGTTTCACTCATCATGTTCAATAGTTGTTGTACGGAACAACTATAAATCATTGTAATCATGTTCATGGCCTCAGTGACCTTGTTTTGCATTGTGTTGAACATTAAAATACTAGTAGTCTAAATTGAAATTTATTCAGTACAAGATGGCACATATTAACTTGTAAGAAGTTAAAAATGTTACATATATTAGACGCCCTCTCAATCATTCTGtatgatgttgttgtgacgataatttatttgcataattgaatattgaaATTTGTGCCTTAAGCCATGATACccgttcatcaagtgaacgtggtATCGACCCGCGCATCAATTGAACGGAGTGAAGCGATGTTTTGTTTGTGCTTTGATACAGACGTCACTCGCCAATAGCCAGCTCAATTACACGACAGTAGGTGACAAAGTTTTGTAATTCCAACCTACCCGTCCaaaccccggagggggttctgcctggttgaaggtatgcggggatgtgccacggttttggggtaccttttcagcaattttggtatatcgatgggtgggttttcagtggagagtAATGTGCTCAATTGGGCGCAATTGgacaaaagtgcccctaaaagcgcccaattatggcaagtttgggtgtttttgtgaaaaattggtatactgatggatgggtggcaaaaacagcaaaagtaggtatagagaaaatcaacatccgaaagtctgcgtggcacatccccgtaatatTTTTTCGAAGAACTCCCCCCGGTCCAAACCTCAACCTATATCATTATTCTCTTTACACTATAAATCTCTAGTAGAACCTTGTTAATATAATCgggtattttgtgtttttaacagAGTTTGTGTTAATAAGTTTCATATTATCTAAGAATGTTTCATCTATAAATAAACCAGGATTCCTAAAACAACACATTCTACACTTTTCTTAGCTTAAATTTTGCaagttaataattaaataatgtgTGTCATAGCttatattttatgattttacaAAACTCAATAAGTATTGCTCCTATGATTCAATAAATTTCAAATTGGTACTTACTTCTAAATGTTCACATCATTCAATTCATATAATTACACTGCTTCATACCTAATGATAACAATCACCTTCCTGTAGCCAGTAGTCGCATGACACTGTGCAATGCTTTCTTGCCCTCAATCCAATTATAAGCAATGCCTGTCCAAGAAGGCATATTCAGTTTTATAATTATTATCCTAAATCTAGTGTTAAAATTACCAATTATAATACATTTCTATTGACAATTTTTCATGTTGATCGCTCCATTCCTCTttaacagtccggtccgactgcctgatcagaaAATactcccacaatgcaatgctctatttcaaatagaacatcttttaatataccgttatttcttggtttagagtaaagaagtaggtaaaatatataaaattatcaatggatgtacagcgtgtcccaaaagtaacttaacattgtgaattggccatatctcaaatatttcctacttcataccaaaatggagaacatattcacatagattgatcttttagaattattctgataccaaaaacagcattattgatgacccattgaccttactgtgcgactcaTTATGTGTGTATCACACCGACAAAAGCAAGCTTATGTGTTTTTTGTTCAAGAttatgaatgatgtgcttccctgaacaatagagttggttcacgcactgcacacgctacatttgggtacatgaacattcatggattacatggcttagcgtgagcgtgactgctgttttagattataattaggatatattgacaatattaaactttactttaaaacagttgaagtgaagatgaatttcctatagatcaacggattcaggtcgtatggttctttaccaagacaaagtcggacaaactcaccgaagcaatgtttaaggaacattttaatgtaaattatgcactacccagccgaaatacaactAGTATTAACCAAttaactggatctgttcatgatctacttagggcaggacgtggaagaacaggaagatcggctacaaacattgatttcatacgaagagcggtggcgaaaagcccaaggcgatcagtacgtcgactttctatatggagaacaacgtaccgcgtacaactgttcatcgaatcctcagaaaagatcttaagcagtttccatgtaaaccccagataaaacagaaaatgaagattacgcattgaaaacaaacaaacaaacaatcaaacaaacacagccaaattaaacaaaacagattttaaaatgataacacgttatatcgtgttcacgtctcaaataacgagacttattttgcgcttataaaagtgggttttacggtacggtagatatccattaatttcatgccaaagggtcatgaccacatagccatgtttggtatcataacatttctaaaagaagtatctacatactgtgcaatttttgtaacaacactattaacccaacgcaagttatggcaaattcacactgttaagggacttttgggacaccctgtacaatcaGTAGTATttcttcatcaattttagttaaaataaaggtaatttgaatatttaaatcaaatttttaaaaaatcgttAGAAATTGTTtggttatataaattattttcctcccggtggaatattttttcgcccggtgaaaaattgtcaacttacatgtagctcatgtttgtcaaagtaaaatttccaccgatcttttataaaatcaccatgaacaatttagtccttagtttgtcaaattcggaagggataccaaagcctgtgttgcctgcgcgggcaacatgctgcctgactcggcagtatttcctgatcaggcagtcggaccggactgtttaAATCAATTTTATTCACCGATAGTCCTATAATCCAAGTATCGTTTTAGCTTGTTCAGCAATCTTCATTCTGGCAAACTAAATACAAAAACGTACAAATAGATAATAATCATTTTTAGTCGAAGGTTGAAGgtctatatttatattttattattgtcGGCTGTGATCAGTTCAATTTCTTTGCTCCAACGAATGATCAGGTGTGTCTTCGCACGCAGCAACCATTTAAACTAAGTTTAACAAAGACATGCATATTTCAATATACTTTGAGTATAAAGAGTCTAACATTTTACTTACTTTGCCCGTCTCCGTTGTTGGAAAGGCATCCTCCATGAAGAGTATGTACTTTGGAACAAGAAAATCGGATACCTAAACACAAGAACTtattacattaaaaataattCTCATTTTAAACATCGTCACTATATTGTTCATATATTTAAATAATAACTGTTTTAAAATCAGAAGATTCAAAGCATGCGCacatttccagtattattttCTAACACAGACCCACCTTGCCTCTGCAAAATTCCTTCAACTCATCTGAGGTAACTTTAGCAGAATGGTGAAGCCTATGAAAAAGAAAAGATGaagcaaaaagaaaaacaaaacatacgAAACAAACAAAGTATGAATATTTATTATTGAATAGACGTAAGCAAAAAGTCGAGTAAGATGATGTATCCGTCATAAACGACAGGGTAACAAAGTAAATAATGATTTTCCTCGGTTCAAATATGATGTATAGTAAACACGGTTGGGCAATTTTTAAACGTCTTTTTTACCTGATACAGGCGCACACTTCTTCAGAAGTCCGTCGATCAGGAACTCCTACAACCTAATTAAATTAAAATTCGACATTAGCATGGCTAGGTCAACTGTATAGaaactgaaattttggacaaaacaTGCATGATTGGGTGGGGGAGAAATTGTTTTCAAAGGGATTACAATTGAATTCAGGTGGAAGAGGGAATTGTGTGAGTTCATAGTCAACaagacaaaattgtgaaaaatttgaaTTACTTTCAGCCAGGGTTACTGAGTTATTGCATTACTATAGTAGGTCTAAACGTTAGGCTTAATCGTCATAATTTACGCAAAGAGACGAACACCAAATTATACTATAAACCGCCCCTATTATAACCTGTAACATGTCTGACGCAAGTCGCTGAGAGCGGGCAGCGACAATGACAAAAAATTCTTTATAAGCTTCGCACTGAAAATAAAGCAATAACGTCGCTCTCGACGGCCAGTGCAATACAAAGGGCAGTTTATAGTTATGTGATGTTCATCAGTATGCATCTTCTCACCATGACATTACTGACTGCAGGATGTTCGTCCAAGACTTTCTCCAAGTTACCAGGCGCTATGTTGATCCCTTCTTTGATGATGCGTTCCTGAATAAAGAAAAGATTCAATGACCTATACACACACCTACcaaacatacaccccctatacaaCCCTATACATAATTAGCATAGCATTTCTAATgcgttttttttccaaaaaataatGATGGCGCAATACAAACTACTGAACTATGGCAGGAAATTGCaaaacacaaaatgaaaattagcAATCATATAGAAACACTTTATATTTTACtgaacaatttatttgtgaagaTCGCAAAAGAACGGTCTTCTATGATGGGAAGCGGGAGGTTGTTCCAAAGAGGGCGCTGTTGCAGCTGCTGCCAATATGTTGTATCCTGTCTCTGTTTTTGTCCAAATATTTTGTCTTTTGCATCATCAACTTTATATCTACATACCATGGAGTCAGTGAGTATCATAATAATGTTGCTATCCAGTCAGAAAATGCTGCCTCTGAACCAACAATTGGAATTTCTGAAGCTTATCATGGACAAGAAATCCACCATATTAACTGCAGAATTTGGAACCCTGGTGATTGTTTACCTTGCATACCAGACTGCAGaattttgaaccagagtaccacAAACTGTTGGACTTCAGCATCTTCTGTTAGCACAACAACCCAACACTATAGCCCTCATAATGACAATAAACAGCCCCTCATTAGCTATACTCGCAATGAACTTTGGCGACTTAAAGATAATTCTGTAGCAGTAACATCTAGTGTGAAATGTACACTTAAAGAACTTGGCATACAGAAACGCAATAGAGGTCGCAGAGCAGGTTCCCATATTCATCGTAAGATTCCTGTGCATGTTTCACATAACAGACCTATAACTGCATACCAGTTTGAAGATTACGTTTCTGACAGTAACATTGTCTTAGACCCCAGTGCCAGTGTTGATTCCGGAGTTCATTCTGATTTGACTACCGTTTGTAGACCAAGAATTTTAACACCTATTGCATGTGTTGCTGAACAGTCAATCCCCCGCAAATATGATTTTCCTGAGATGGATGAGATGGAAACCATGCTTAAACTTGAGAACATTGATGTCGGAGTAATCACAGAGTCTTGGTTTCATCCAGAATTACCTTGCTCCATGTCGTCAATTAGTGGTTACAATCTGTTCTCCCAGTGTCGTGATACAAGTAAAGGTGGCGGCGTTGCGGTTTATGTTAGATCACACATATCTGCCATGCATATTACAGATATAACAGTCCCTGATGAACTTGAGTGTGTTTGGGTATTGCTTGAACCTCAAATGTTACCGAGGGATGTTTCTGTTATAGCACTTTGTGCAGTGTACATCACCACCGACTCCCCCAATCAACATCTTCTTCGGCAACACCTACTTGAATCAATGGACTTGTTACATGTTAAATATCCGGACATTAGTTTTGCCATCTTAGGTGATTTCAATAGAATGAACATTACTCTGATAACAAGATCGTACAATCTAAAACAAATTATAAATTTTCCTACTCGTGAACAAGCTATACTGGACTTGATTAAGACTGACTTTAGTAAATTTTATTCAGATCCATTACCTATGTCACCTGTGGGTAAGAGTGACCACATATGCATTGTTTGGAAACCCAATCCTTCCATCACTCGCAAGCATAAAAATGCTGTCAGAGTTGTTCGCACCTTTAAAGATTCCCAAATCAGGGAGTTTGGCACCTGGATTCAAGATCAAAACTGGTCTAATGTGTTTGAAGCCAATAATATGCAGGAAAAGGTGGATGCTTTTTATGAACAGCTTAACAGTGCAATGGAGTCATTCTTCCCACATGTCACAGTAAAGAaccatgataatgataaaaagtGGATTACCCCCCGAATTAAAAAATTGATTCGGGAACGCCAAGCAGCCTTTCTGGCTGAAGACAAAACTCAATGGGGTCAACTTCGCAATAAAGTTCAACGTGAAATTGCTAAAGCTAAAATTAACTATCACGCTAACTCTGTCAGGAATTTACAACATAAGGACCCACGTAAATGGCGCCAACAAATTAAAGTCATGACTAATGATACAAAGTCTGAGCACAACATACATGTCCACGGTATTCAGAATTCTGATCATGTCAGTATTGCTAAcagcatcaatgaattgtttgtgAGTGTGTCTTCCAACATCAATCCTCTGGATAACACAAAGCTTCCTTCTTATTTACCTGCTTACAACTCACCACCTCAATTATATCCTTGGGACGTGTATGCTGAGCTCAGCAAGGTAAATCGGAGTAAACCATGTGGGCCGGATGGCTTCCCTCCAAGGTTGGTTAAAGAATTTGCCTATATGAGCTAAGTGTTCCCTTAACAGAGGTTTTGAACACCTCCCTCATTGAGGGAGTTGTCCCTTCTCAATGGAAGAAGGCCATTGTAGTTCCAATACCAAAAACAAACCCACCAAGCATTGAGAAGCTACGTCCTGTCTCACTTACTGACTGCTTTGCAAAAATCGGGGAGGGTTTTATATCCAAGTGGGTTTTAGAAGATGTAAGTCATAAAATTGACCACCAACAATTTGGTAATGTCAAAGGTGTGTCAACCTCACATTATTTAATTAGCATGCTTCACTTTCTTCATCAAGGTGCTGACAAGGCCAGCAACGTTGGCACAGTGGTACTCACGGATTTCTCAAAACCATTTTACTTGATCGACCATACTCTGCTTATGGAGAAATTTATCCATATGGGGGTCCGTGAGTCTATTGTGCCATGGTTGTCTGACTTTGTCAGCAACAGACAACCGTGTGTTCGTTATAAACATGTTCTTTCTGATTACAAAACTGTTAATGGAGGTCTCCCACAAGGTACAAAACTAGGCCCAATAGGCTTTCAGATTATAATCAATGATGCTGTATCAAGTAGTGTGcccaaaacaaaatgttggaaatatgttgatgatttaACAATTGTTGAGAACTGTATCCATCCCCAATCCagccaaattcaagatgttttggatgaattcagtgaatggtctgccaataataatCTGAAACTTAACCCTTTGAAACGTCAAGCCCTGCAGGTCTGCTTTAAGAGGAATCCAcccaataatgttatcaaaatcaatgacaTTCCTCTCAACTTTGTTTCTGAGGCAAAAATTTTGGGTATTTGGATGCAGGTCAACCTCAAATGGGATAGAAACATTGCTGAAATTGTGTCCAAAACCAATCGTCGGTTGTATATGCTTAGGATTTTAAAAAGGTTTGGTTTTAATACCCAGGAATTATGTTCAGTTTACAAAGGATATGTATGACCATTACTTGAATACGCGGATGTAGTATGGCATTCCTCACTCACCACAACTCAA
Proteins encoded in this region:
- the LOC140150152 gene encoding uncharacterized protein, which gives rise to MDEMETMLKLENIDVGVITESWFHPELPCSMSSISGYNLFSQCRDTSKGGGVAVYVRSHISAMHITDITVPDELECVWVLLEPQMLPRDVSVIALCAVYITTDSPNQHLLRQHLLESMDLLHVKYPDISFAILGDFNRMNITLITRSYNLKQIINFPTREQAILDLIKTDFSKFYSDPLPMSPVGKSDHICIVWKPNPSITRKHKNAVRVVRTFKDSQIREFGTWIQDQNWSNVFEANNMQEKVDAFYEQLNSAMESFFPHVTVKNHDNDKKWITPRIKKLIRERQAAFLAEDKTQWGQLRNKVQREIAKAKINYHANSVRNLQHKDPRKWRQQIKVMTNDTKSEHNIHVHGIQNSDHVSIANSINELFVSVSSNINPLDNTKLPSYLPAYNSPPQLYPWDVYAELSKVNRSKPCGPDGFPPRLVKEFAYMS